From the genome of Fusobacterium varium, one region includes:
- a CDS encoding Bacterial DNA-binding protein, which produces MTEGEFIRFYRDRNCLRNIKEAKEKIDLFWTVVLKALDEDGKVLLKDWGAFEKKEVAPRKIITPRMEKAGLTRAGEKVRFRTGTGLKNLVNGADANE; this is translated from the coding sequence ATGACAGAAGGGGAATTTATAAGGTTCTATAGAGATAGAAATTGTTTGAGGAACATTAAGGAAGCAAAAGAAAAGATAGACCTGTTCTGGACTGTTGTGTTGAAGGCTTTAGATGAAGATGGAAAAGTGTTATTAAAGGATTGGGGAGCATTTGAGAAAAAAGAGGTAGCTCCCAGAAAAATAATAACACCGAGAATGGAAAAAGCAGGACTTACAAGAGCAGGAGAAAAGGTACGATTCAGAACAGGAACAGGGTTAAAGAATCTTGTCAATGGAGCTGATGCTAATGAATAA
- a CDS encoding DNA-binding transcriptional activator of the SARP family — MDKLKLKLLGNIQIFFNDTNITPLLSGKSIALLAYLSFYREIKHKRNKIVYFLWGNSEDKSAKYNLRYNLWSINKIIKDQSLEKLIDSEGKELYINSKIDIELDTDNLLKIEKDLNSGGYKIEDIILEKEKYRELFLEGIYIKECFEFNDWVYNKREEFQKIYISMIKVLLEHYQLNNMYNDSIKILKELINLNPYNEENYIQIIKGFLALNDKKMLCCIIINA; from the coding sequence TTGGATAAATTGAAATTAAAACTATTGGGAAATATTCAGATATTTTTTAATGATACAAATATAACTCCTCTTTTAAGTGGAAAGTCAATAGCTCTTTTGGCATATTTATCTTTTTATAGAGAAATAAAACATAAAAGAAATAAAATAGTATATTTTTTATGGGGAAACAGTGAAGATAAGTCTGCAAAATATAATTTGCGATATAATTTATGGTCTATCAATAAGATTATAAAAGATCAATCATTGGAAAAATTAATTGATTCTGAAGGAAAAGAACTCTATATAAATTCCAAAATAGATATTGAATTAGACACAGATAACTTATTGAAAATCGAGAAAGATTTGAATTCTGGGGGATATAAAATAGAAGATATAATATTAGAAAAAGAAAAATATAGAGAACTTTTTCTTGAGGGAATATATATAAAAGAATGTTTTGAATTTAATGATTGGGTATATAATAAAAGAGAAGAATTTCAGAAAATTTATATTTCTATGATAAAAGTTTTGCTGGAGCATTATCAATTAAATAATATGTATAATGATTCTATAAAAATATTAAAAGAATTGATAAATTTAAATCCCTATAATGAAGAAAATTATATTCAGATAATTAAAGGATTTCTTGCTCTTAATGATAAAAAAATGCTCTGCTGTATTATAATAAATGCATAA
- the nfdA_3 gene encoding N-substituted formamide deformylase precursor, whose product MEKKDISLLLYNGTIYSMENEVYNWVAVKDGKIYKTGCNDEYKSLLKFTKKPIDLKGRIVLPGFYDCHVHLVQTGINILFGVDLSEASTITEVLELIKKKADTLKEGELVQGVRYNISNIKENRYPTRKELDKIAPNNPVWLNSIEYHTSVINSMALLELNLPYDIEGMPRDERNLPLGILSGKAGAFVKNRISQKINDKMREKAVEKALYTASCNGVTTIHAMEGGYSFSNRDAEFILKNKNKFKQDILLFFQTIDITKAYTHDLKRLGGDIFIDGSFASKTAAISKPYKREKDNFGKLYYNQHELNSFAEEAVKNDIQIAFHAIGDRAIEQALNAIEFAQKKKNRNSFRNRIEHFELASDAQIKKAKKLNIILSMQPIFETVFGQKNGLYEKRLIKSYSDNSNRFKKIIDEGIIIIGGSDSDVCEINPILGIYSAVNHPKYKSSISVLEAVNMFTVNAAYASFEENEKGSIKNGKIADMVVIDRNIFQIDKKDIKMQK is encoded by the coding sequence ATGGAGAAAAAAGATATCTCTCTACTTTTGTATAATGGAACTATTTACTCAATGGAAAATGAAGTATACAACTGGGTAGCTGTAAAAGATGGAAAAATCTATAAAACTGGCTGTAATGATGAATATAAATCTCTATTGAAATTTACAAAAAAACCTATTGATTTAAAAGGAAGAATAGTTCTTCCAGGTTTTTATGATTGCCATGTTCACTTGGTGCAAACAGGAATAAATATACTTTTTGGAGTAGATTTAAGTGAAGCCTCTACCATAACAGAAGTACTGGAATTGATAAAAAAGAAAGCAGATACTCTTAAAGAGGGAGAATTAGTACAGGGGGTAAGGTATAATATAAGTAATATAAAGGAGAATAGATATCCTACTAGAAAAGAATTGGATAAGATTGCTCCTAATAATCCTGTATGGCTCAATAGCATTGAATATCATACTAGTGTTATAAATTCAATGGCTTTATTAGAGCTGAATCTTCCTTATGATATAGAGGGAATGCCAAGAGATGAGAGAAATCTTCCATTGGGAATATTGAGTGGAAAAGCTGGAGCTTTTGTGAAAAATCGAATATCACAGAAAATAAATGATAAGATGAGAGAAAAGGCAGTGGAAAAAGCTCTTTATACTGCCAGTTGTAATGGAGTAACTACTATTCATGCTATGGAAGGTGGTTATAGTTTCAGTAATAGAGATGCTGAATTTATTTTGAAAAATAAAAATAAATTTAAACAGGATATTCTTCTTTTTTTTCAAACTATTGATATAACTAAAGCTTATACTCATGATTTAAAAAGATTAGGGGGAGATATTTTTATAGATGGATCTTTTGCATCTAAAACTGCTGCTATTTCCAAACCTTATAAAAGGGAAAAAGATAATTTTGGAAAGCTGTACTATAACCAGCATGAATTAAATTCTTTTGCTGAGGAAGCAGTAAAAAATGATATCCAGATAGCCTTTCACGCCATAGGGGACAGAGCTATTGAGCAGGCATTAAATGCGATTGAATTTGCGCAAAAGAAAAAAAATAGAAATTCTTTTAGAAATCGAATAGAGCACTTTGAACTGGCAAGTGATGCACAGATAAAAAAAGCAAAGAAATTGAATATAATATTATCTATGCAGCCTATCTTTGAAACTGTATTCGGACAAAAGAATGGACTTTATGAAAAAAGACTTATAAAAAGTTATTCAGATAATTCAAATAGATTTAAAAAAATAATAGATGAAGGAATTATAATAATAGGAGGATCAGATAGTGATGTATGTGAAATAAATCCTATATTAGGAATATATAGTGCTGTCAATCACCCAAAATATAAGAGCAGTATTTCTGTCTTGGAAGCTGTAAATATGTTTACTGTCAATGCTGCATATGCTTCTTTTGAAGAAAATGAGAAGGGGAGCATTAAAAATGGTAAAATTGCTGATATGGTTGTAATAGATAGAAATATTTTTCAGATAGATAAAAAAGATATAAAAATGCAAAAGTAG
- the dapE_2 gene encoding Succinyl-diaminopimelate desuccinylase: MVNKKESLDLLKKLISIKSNYFHEKEIMEYCYNWFKSNDMNASYHYYRDDKVTNFSGINIIGEINGTEDGPVLLINGHLDTVEECTGWSKNPYIPEEKDGKLYGLGSLDMKSGCVAAMIALREFKRSVKKFKGKIIYSFVSDEEGPYGLGTNFLLNDGLVSESDIAIVTEPSSGFLCTKEPVICLGARGGYGYSIKIYGKSSHAATPEKGINAVEEAGKLIVELSKTIPVYDEKLGHSSHCVIEIEGGGAACSVPDNAEIKIFRHIVRGENKNTIEKEVDEAAKRCALKGKYEIIFREAPLENADGFMPYVVDENLLEVEILKNSVKKITSKEAEIKYFSSIGDFNSIASKLNIPVIIYGASGDNFHGSDESVDIKSFYETIEVLYDFLVEYLAI; encoded by the coding sequence ATGGTGAATAAAAAAGAAAGTCTGGATTTATTGAAAAAATTAATAAGCATAAAAAGCAACTATTTTCATGAAAAAGAAATAATGGAATATTGTTATAACTGGTTTAAAAGCAATGATATGAATGCTTCATATCATTATTACAGAGATGATAAGGTAACTAACTTTAGTGGAATAAATATAATAGGAGAGATAAATGGAACAGAAGATGGTCCTGTGCTACTTATAAATGGACATCTTGATACAGTAGAAGAATGCACTGGGTGGAGTAAAAATCCGTATATTCCAGAAGAAAAAGATGGAAAACTTTATGGATTAGGTAGTCTTGATATGAAATCAGGGTGTGTTGCTGCTATGATAGCACTTAGAGAGTTTAAAAGGAGTGTTAAAAAATTTAAGGGGAAAATAATATATTCTTTTGTTTCTGATGAAGAAGGACCATATGGATTAGGAACAAATTTTCTTTTAAATGATGGATTGGTAAGTGAAAGTGATATAGCAATAGTGACAGAACCAAGCAGTGGTTTCCTTTGTACAAAAGAACCTGTGATATGTTTAGGAGCAAGGGGTGGATATGGATACAGTATTAAAATATATGGAAAATCAAGTCATGCTGCCACTCCTGAAAAAGGAATAAATGCTGTAGAGGAAGCAGGGAAACTTATTGTTGAACTTAGTAAAACTATTCCAGTGTATGATGAAAAGCTTGGACATTCAAGCCATTGTGTAATTGAAATAGAAGGTGGAGGAGCTGCTTGTTCAGTTCCTGATAATGCAGAGATAAAAATATTTAGACATATAGTACGCGGAGAGAATAAAAATACTATAGAAAAAGAAGTAGATGAGGCTGCTAAAAGATGTGCACTAAAAGGTAAATATGAAATAATATTTCGTGAAGCTCCACTAGAAAATGCAGATGGATTTATGCCATATGTTGTAGATGAAAACTTGTTAGAAGTAGAAATTTTAAAAAATTCTGTAAAAAAAATAACTTCCAAGGAAGCTGAAATAAAATATTTTTCAAGCATTGGAGATTTTAATTCTATAGCATCTAAATTGAATATTCCTGTTATTATATATGGAGCCTCAGGAGATAATTTTCATGGAAGTGATGAATCAGTAGATATAAAAAGTTTTTATGAAACAATAGAAGTTCTCTATGATTTTCTTGTTGAATATTTAGCTATATAA
- the mleN_6 gene encoding Malate-2H(+)/Na(+)-lactate antiporter has product MDKKIEKRPSFLAAMFVFLFLIFAMAAQIFIIRNNDIAHITLLGVTVVTVIVAFISGFTWEDIQAGIMHGANLAMIPALILILVGVVVAAWIPAGTIPSIIYYGLKILNPKIFLFTVCLICCIASLSTGSSWTTGATVGVAFMGIGMGLNIPPAMTAGAVISGAIFGDKMSPMSDSTNLAAAVAEADLFDHIKSMMYSTGPAIIISLILYFILGMKFSGDIDSSQIDLITAGLKENYFISPIAFLPMIIVIILAVKKVNGLAVMAIAGLLGGFFAVTFGGYGIGEIMNAMDFGFVSKTGIAKVDRLLSRGGMQSMMWTTSLGLIALSLGGLFEKTYILDVLLGRLKGITKSTGGLITTHVFMAIAINFFSASQHMAIIFSGRMLAPSYKEKGILPSVCSRVCEDSATVTSPLVPWGLCGLFFTGALGVSTFEYAPYTFLAFLAPIITIIYGWTNKFIFKTEK; this is encoded by the coding sequence ATGGATAAAAAAATTGAGAAAAGACCTAGTTTTTTGGCAGCTATGTTTGTATTTTTATTTTTGATATTTGCCATGGCAGCACAGATATTTATAATAAGAAATAATGATATAGCACATATTACACTTCTTGGGGTAACTGTAGTAACAGTAATTGTTGCATTTATTTCAGGGTTTACTTGGGAGGATATTCAAGCAGGAATAATGCATGGAGCTAATTTAGCAATGATACCAGCACTTATTTTGATATTAGTAGGAGTGGTAGTAGCAGCGTGGATACCAGCAGGAACAATTCCATCAATTATATATTATGGACTGAAAATTTTAAACCCTAAAATATTTTTATTTACAGTTTGTCTTATTTGCTGTATCGCTTCTCTTTCAACAGGAAGTTCATGGACTACAGGAGCAACAGTGGGTGTAGCATTCATGGGAATAGGAATGGGTCTAAATATTCCTCCAGCTATGACAGCAGGAGCAGTTATTTCTGGTGCAATATTTGGAGATAAAATGTCGCCAATGTCTGATTCGACAAATTTAGCAGCAGCAGTAGCAGAGGCTGATTTATTTGATCATATCAAAAGTATGATGTACAGCACAGGCCCAGCTATAATTATTTCTCTTATTTTATATTTTATTTTGGGAATGAAATTTAGTGGAGATATTGACTCATCACAGATAGATTTGATAACAGCAGGATTAAAAGAAAATTATTTTATAAGTCCCATAGCATTTTTGCCAATGATAATTGTAATAATATTAGCTGTAAAAAAAGTAAATGGATTGGCTGTAATGGCTATAGCTGGTCTATTAGGAGGTTTTTTTGCCGTTACATTTGGTGGATATGGAATAGGAGAGATAATGAATGCTATGGATTTTGGATTTGTATCTAAAACAGGAATAGCAAAGGTAGACAGACTTCTTTCAAGAGGCGGAATGCAGAGCATGATGTGGACTACATCATTAGGATTGATAGCCTTGAGTTTAGGAGGATTGTTTGAAAAAACATATATATTGGATGTACTTCTTGGCAGATTGAAGGGAATTACGAAAAGTACAGGGGGATTGATTACTACTCATGTTTTCATGGCAATAGCTATCAATTTTTTCTCAGCAAGTCAGCATATGGCAATCATATTTTCTGGAAGAATGCTTGCACCAAGTTATAAAGAAAAAGGAATTTTACCATCAGTATGTTCAAGAGTGTGTGAAGATAGTGCTACTGTAACTTCTCCTTTAGTACCATGGGGATTATGTGGTTTATTCTTTACTGGGGCATTAGGAGTAAGTACATTTGAATATGCTCCATATACATTTCTTGCTTTCTTGGCACCAATTATTACCATAATATATGGCTGGACAAATAAGTTTATTTTTAAAACAGAAAAATAG
- the ysdC_1 gene encoding Putative aminopeptidase ysdC, protein MRGAQVAAYRVKPDFAIVFEGSPADDSFKEGTSSHGALKKGVQLRVVDGAMISNPRVLKFARDIADKKGIKYQMIAREKGSTNGGKYHISETGIPVLVLGIPTRYIHTHYSYASIDDLTAAISLAVEVIKELNKDIIKSF, encoded by the coding sequence TTGAGAGGAGCACAGGTAGCTGCTTATAGAGTAAAGCCTGATTTTGCAATAGTATTTGAAGGTTCACCTGCTGATGACAGCTTTAAAGAAGGAACTTCTTCTCATGGAGCATTGAAAAAAGGTGTTCAGCTGAGAGTTGTAGACGGAGCTATGATATCTAATCCAAGAGTATTAAAATTTGCAAGGGATATAGCTGATAAAAAGGGAATAAAATACCAAATGATAGCAAGAGAAAAAGGATCAACTAATGGAGGAAAATATCATATTTCTGAAACTGGTATTCCTGTACTTGTGCTTGGTATTCCTACAAGATATATCCATACGCACTATTCATATGCTTCAATAGATGATTTGACAGCAGCTATATCATTAGCTGTGGAAGTAATAAAAGAATTGAATAAAGATATAATAAAATCATTCTAA
- the ysdC_2 gene encoding Putative aminopeptidase ysdC, with the protein MKKLIKMIEELTNTFGAPGFEDEVMEKIKKEVNFLSAERDSMNNLYIGLGEKDSSIPTVALDCHTDEVGFIVENINRNGSISFLTLGGWHVGNVPASAVVIKNNKGEYIKGIVTSKPPHFMTDEEKNRLPKMSELTIDIGTSSYEETVELYGIEVGNPIVPDVSFVYDEKIGIMRAKAFDNRLGCAASIEVLKAVKDKK; encoded by the coding sequence ATGAAAAAACTTATTAAGATGATTGAGGAACTGACAAATACTTTTGGAGCTCCCGGTTTTGAAGATGAGGTTATGGAAAAAATAAAAAAAGAGGTAAATTTTCTAAGTGCTGAAAGAGATTCCATGAATAATTTATATATAGGACTTGGAGAAAAGGATTCATCTATACCTACAGTGGCATTAGATTGTCATACTGATGAAGTGGGATTTATAGTAGAAAATATTAACAGAAATGGTTCTATAAGTTTTCTTACTTTAGGTGGATGGCATGTAGGAAATGTTCCTGCTAGTGCAGTTGTTATAAAAAATAATAAAGGGGAATATATTAAAGGAATAGTTACATCTAAACCACCTCATTTTATGACTGATGAAGAAAAAAACAGACTTCCAAAAATGTCAGAGCTTACTATTGATATAGGAACAAGCAGTTATGAAGAAACTGTTGAGCTCTATGGAATAGAAGTAGGAAATCCAATCGTTCCAGATGTAAGTTTTGTATATGATGAAAAAATAGGTATAATGAGAGCAAAAGCTTTTGATAATAGATTAGGGTGTGCTGCTTCAATTGAAGTATTAAAAGCTGTGAAAGATAAAAAATAA
- the dppA_3 gene encoding Dipeptide-binding protein — MKRRILILLSCLLSFLLVSCGGSKTDEKSVSAPKDTLVFAQISECKTLDPQDTTEQYSQRIINVLYDRLVEVDEMTGEIVPGLAKSWERIDDNTLLFHLNENVKFHNGEKFTANDVKFTIERAKGLPKVGHLYKLISNVEVVDDNTVKIVTSEPFAPLLAHLSHKTASIISEKYYAEKGDKYFENPVGTGPYKYKDWKIGDRITLEAFPEYFKGEPAIKYIVVRAVPEENSRVIGLETGEIDMTADLGAESRKIVLDNKDKINYLESSGISVNYVGINTNKGVLKDRDVRRAIAMAINRDDIINSIMMGTVDKANSFIAPGTFGYSPESKVLEYNPEEAKKIIQEKGLTGTKLSLGVSNSPVRMQMCEIIQAQLKEIGIDVSIESLEWGTFLAATGRGDLDMFTLGWGPSTYDGDYGFYPNFHSSQLGGAGNRSQYVNPEMDKLLDEAKKEVDQNKRKELYKQVAEIIYDDVPVIPIYYSNNTVAAVKGIEGVKATSYINFDELSFKK, encoded by the coding sequence ATGAAGAGAAGAATTTTAATATTGTTATCATGTTTATTGTCTTTTTTATTAGTTAGTTGTGGAGGAAGCAAGACTGATGAAAAATCGGTTTCTGCACCAAAAGATACATTAGTGTTTGCTCAAATATCAGAATGTAAAACTTTAGATCCACAAGATACTACAGAGCAATATTCTCAAAGAATAATAAATGTACTTTATGACAGACTTGTAGAAGTAGATGAAATGACAGGAGAAATAGTACCTGGACTGGCAAAAAGCTGGGAAAGGATAGATGATAATACTCTTTTATTTCACCTTAATGAAAATGTAAAATTTCATAATGGAGAAAAATTTACAGCAAATGATGTTAAATTTACTATTGAAAGAGCTAAAGGTCTACCAAAAGTAGGACACTTATATAAATTAATAAGCAATGTAGAAGTTGTAGATGATAATACAGTGAAAATTGTAACAAGTGAGCCTTTCGCTCCATTATTAGCTCACTTAAGTCATAAAACAGCTTCAATAATAAGTGAAAAATATTATGCTGAAAAAGGAGATAAATATTTTGAAAATCCTGTAGGAACTGGTCCTTATAAATATAAAGATTGGAAGATAGGTGACAGAATAACTTTAGAAGCATTTCCTGAATATTTTAAAGGTGAACCAGCAATAAAATATATAGTTGTAAGAGCAGTTCCAGAAGAGAACAGCAGAGTTATAGGACTTGAAACTGGAGAAATCGATATGACAGCTGACCTTGGAGCTGAATCAAGAAAAATAGTTTTGGACAATAAAGATAAAATAAATTATCTTGAATCAAGTGGAATATCTGTAAACTATGTAGGAATAAATACAAATAAAGGTGTTTTAAAAGATAGAGATGTAAGAAGAGCAATAGCAATGGCTATAAATAGAGATGATATTATTAACAGTATCATGATGGGAACAGTAGACAAAGCCAATAGTTTTATAGCTCCAGGAACATTTGGATACAGTCCAGAATCAAAAGTTTTAGAGTATAATCCAGAAGAAGCTAAAAAAATAATTCAGGAAAAAGGATTGACAGGAACTAAGTTAAGTCTTGGAGTAAGCAACAGTCCAGTAAGAATGCAGATGTGTGAAATAATTCAGGCTCAACTAAAAGAAATAGGAATAGATGTATCTATAGAATCTTTAGAATGGGGTACTTTCTTAGCTGCAACTGGTAGAGGAGATCTTGATATGTTTACACTTGGTTGGGGACCATCTACATATGATGGAGATTATGGATTCTATCCTAACTTTCACAGTTCACAATTAGGTGGAGCTGGAAATAGATCACAATATGTAAATCCAGAAATGGATAAATTATTAGATGAGGCTAAAAAAGAAGTAGATCAAAATAAGAGAAAAGAATTATACAAACAAGTTGCAGAAATAATTTATGATGATGTACCTGTTATTCCTATATATTATTCTAATAATACAGTAGCAGCTGTAAAAGGAATAGAAGGAGTAAAGGCAACAAGCTATATTAATTTCGATGAATTAAGTTTTAAGAAATAG
- the mro gene encoding Aldose 1-epimerase precursor: MELTVRNWGKTKFDETVKLYTLKNDFLEVEILNYGGIIRKISFPDKNGKVENVVLNLNSISDYEEKSPYFGAIVGRNAGRISNAELKIKDRIYKLNSNSGNNNIHGGINNFSHKIWNVEEIKGDDFIGLDLTLKSPHLEEGFPGNVSVSVKYILKNDELSLEYNGTTDRETYINLTNHSYFNLSGDFKRDISDEYLKLNSSAFIAVDEATLPVKIAEVNSTPFDFHEFSLLKASLDSDNEQIKIVNNGLDHPFILNQDKDIPAAELKDKLSGRMLKVFTDQPAVVIYSGNYLHEVGKLSNDIECKKHMGICFETQDYPNVLNFLPEKSKIYSPSNPYIQKTIFKFLINKN; the protein is encoded by the coding sequence ATGGAATTAACAGTTAGAAATTGGGGCAAAACAAAATTTGATGAAACAGTGAAGTTATATACTCTCAAAAATGATTTTTTAGAAGTTGAAATCTTAAATTATGGAGGAATTATAAGAAAAATATCTTTTCCAGATAAAAATGGGAAAGTCGAAAATGTAGTTTTAAATTTGAATAGTATTTCTGATTATGAAGAAAAATCTCCTTATTTTGGTGCTATAGTTGGAAGAAATGCTGGAAGAATATCCAATGCTGAATTAAAAATAAAAGATAGAATATATAAACTTAATAGCAATAGTGGAAATAATAATATTCATGGAGGAATAAATAATTTCAGTCATAAAATATGGAATGTTGAGGAAATAAAAGGAGATGATTTTATTGGTCTGGATCTCACACTAAAAAGTCCTCATCTGGAGGAAGGATTTCCAGGAAATGTTTCTGTTTCTGTAAAATACATATTAAAAAATGATGAATTATCTCTTGAGTATAATGGAACTACAGACAGAGAAACATATATAAATCTTACCAACCACTCATATTTTAATTTAAGTGGAGATTTTAAAAGAGATATTTCTGATGAATACCTAAAACTTAATTCTAGTGCTTTCATTGCTGTAGATGAGGCTACACTTCCTGTAAAAATAGCTGAAGTAAACAGTACTCCTTTTGATTTTCATGAATTCTCTCTTTTAAAAGCCTCTCTTGATTCTGATAATGAGCAAATCAAGATTGTAAATAATGGACTGGATCACCCTTTCATTTTAAATCAAGATAAAGATATACCTGCTGCTGAACTTAAAGATAAGCTTTCTGGAAGAATGTTAAAAGTCTTTACCGACCAGCCAGCAGTTGTTATATACAGTGGAAATTACCTTCATGAGGTTGGAAAACTTTCAAATGATATAGAGTGTAAAAAACACATGGGAATCTGTTTTGAAACTCAAGATTATCCTAATGTTTTAAATTTTCTTCCTGAAAAAAGTAAAATATACTCACCATCAAATCCTTATATTCAAAAAACTATTTTTAAATTTTTAATAAATAAAAATTAA
- a CDS encoding Membrane protein of uncharacterised function (DUF340), which produces MLGIALSVIIGALLGFFHKSPLVLAHADNLIKFGLCLLLFFVGIDIGKNQSVFEQLKTLNKKVLLLPFITIIGSLLGGVVASFITTLSLGEGIAVSSGMGWYSFSAIELSKINAQLGGTAFLSNVFRELLAIFTIPFIAAKIGSFQSVSSAGATAMDSVLPVINRSNPPDISIIAFYSGLVITIIVPVMVPAVVAIFSLS; this is translated from the coding sequence ATGCTTGGAATAGCTTTATCTGTTATTATAGGAGCTCTTCTTGGATTTTTCCATAAAAGCCCTCTTGTCTTAGCTCATGCTGATAATCTTATTAAATTTGGATTATGTCTTCTTTTATTCTTTGTTGGAATAGATATAGGAAAAAACCAAAGTGTTTTTGAACAATTGAAAACTTTAAATAAAAAAGTATTATTGCTACCTTTTATAACAATAATTGGTTCTTTACTTGGTGGAGTTGTTGCTTCTTTTATCACTACTCTTTCTTTAGGTGAAGGAATAGCAGTGAGTTCTGGTATGGGTTGGTATTCATTTTCTGCTATAGAGCTTTCTAAAATAAATGCTCAATTAGGTGGAACAGCTTTTCTTTCAAATGTGTTCAGAGAACTTTTAGCAATATTTACAATACCATTTATAGCTGCCAAAATTGGATCATTTCAATCTGTATCATCTGCTGGTGCTACTGCAATGGATTCTGTTCTTCCTGTTATCAACAGAAGCAATCCCCCTGATATATCTATAATAGCTTTTTACTCAGGACTTGTTATTACAATAATTGTTCCTGTCATGGTTCCAGCTGTTGTAGCAATATTCAGCTTAAGTTAA
- the yajL gene encoding Chaperone protein YajL, translating to MKKVYVLLADGFELIEALTPVDVLRRGGIDVKTVSITSEKNIMSAQEVLVKADTTLKETDIKDGDMLVLPGGYPGYVNLGNSNEVVELVKFYVNNGKFVGAICGAPSILGNHDIAPGKKVTCHTSIKNLMKNYQYEEKNIVRDDKIITGMGAGHSVAFAFKLAEALLDSDTISKIKTGMEL from the coding sequence ATGAAAAAAGTTTATGTTTTGTTGGCAGATGGTTTTGAACTTATTGAAGCCTTAACTCCTGTTGATGTTTTAAGAAGAGGTGGAATAGATGTAAAAACTGTTTCTATTACTTCTGAAAAAAATATTATGTCAGCTCAAGAAGTATTGGTTAAAGCTGATACTACTTTAAAAGAAACTGATATAAAAGATGGAGATATGCTTGTACTACCTGGAGGATATCCTGGATATGTCAATCTTGGAAACTCTAATGAAGTCGTAGAACTTGTCAAATTTTATGTAAATAATGGTAAATTTGTAGGCGCTATATGTGGAGCTCCTTCAATTTTAGGAAATCATGATATTGCCCCTGGAAAAAAAGTAACATGCCATACTTCTATAAAAAATCTTATGAAAAATTATCAATATGAAGAAAAAAATATTGTTAGAGATGATAAAATTATAACTGGTATGGGTGCAGGACATTCTGTTGCCTTTGCATTTAAATTAGCTGAGGCTTTGCTTGATTCGGATACTATAAGCAAAATAAAAACTGGTATGGAATTATAA